The following are encoded in a window of Saccharothrix longispora genomic DNA:
- a CDS encoding FkbM family methyltransferase: MTQNLTEVRGAAVAGALRVLARLTPFVEPELVGLRDVVRPGDVCLDVGAALGLYTVTLSRLVGPHGTVHSVEPLLFAHPALSYLLRPREARNVVRHSVALGVSEGQHVMSVPVRHGTPVTGRSFLTAGADGLGSNEEFTEHVEVLVRTDTLDRFCRANAIERLDFVKADVEGAELRVLEGGAETIERLRPTLLLEVEERHVLRFGYRARDVQDWLAERGYSMHAWRHNAWRRVDRIDDRVRNYLFKP; encoded by the coding sequence GTGACCCAGAACTTGACCGAGGTGCGTGGCGCGGCCGTCGCCGGCGCGCTGCGCGTCCTCGCCCGGCTGACGCCGTTCGTCGAACCCGAGTTGGTCGGTCTGCGCGACGTGGTGCGCCCCGGCGACGTGTGCCTCGACGTCGGCGCCGCGCTCGGCCTCTACACCGTCACGCTGTCCCGCCTCGTCGGTCCACACGGGACGGTCCACAGCGTCGAGCCGCTGCTGTTCGCGCACCCGGCCCTGTCGTACCTGCTGCGCCCGCGTGAGGCGCGCAACGTGGTCCGGCACTCCGTGGCGCTCGGCGTCAGCGAGGGGCAGCACGTGATGAGCGTGCCGGTCCGCCACGGCACGCCGGTCACCGGCCGCTCGTTCCTCACCGCGGGTGCGGACGGGCTCGGCTCCAACGAGGAGTTCACCGAGCACGTCGAGGTCCTCGTCCGCACGGACACGCTGGACCGGTTCTGCCGGGCCAACGCCATCGAGAGGCTGGACTTCGTCAAGGCCGACGTGGAGGGCGCGGAGCTGAGGGTGCTGGAGGGCGGCGCGGAGACCATCGAGCGGTTGCGGCCGACGCTGCTGCTGGAGGTCGAGGAGCGGCACGTGCTGCGCTTCGGCTACCGGGCGCGCGACGTGCAGGACTGGCTGGCGGAGCGCGGTTACTCGATGCACGCGTGGCGGCACAACGCGTGGCGGCGCGTGGACCGGATCGACGACCGCGTGCGCAACTACCTGTTCAAGCCCTGA